GGTTATTTCCCTTCAGGAAGGGGATACCCCTCTTCTTCCCACCTGTCGTATGGCTGAATGGGTGGGGGCGCCCCATCTTCGTCTTTTTCTGAAATACGAGGGATTAAACCCGACCGGTTCCTTTAAAGATCGCGGGATGACCCTCGCCATTTCAAAAGCCGCGGAAGCGGGATCGCAAGCGGTCATTACTGCGTCTACGGGTAACACATCGGCTTCGGCCGCCGCCTACGCCGCCCGTGCCGGGATGCGCTGCGTGGTCCTGATTCCGGAGGGGCAAATTGCGTTGGGGAAATTGTCGCAGGCGTTGATCCATGGGGCCGAAGTGTTTGCGGTTCAAGGGAACTTTGATGACGCTTTAACCATGGTGCGGCGGGTGGGCGAAGTGGCTCCCATCACCATCGTGAATTCGATCAATCCGTTCCGCATTGAATGCCAAAAGACAGGGGCGTTTGAGATCGTCGATGAGTTGGGGGAGGCTCCGGACTATCACTTCATCCCCGTGGGAAACGCCGGCAACATCACGGCTTATTGGAAAGGGTACAAAGAATATATAGCATTGGGAAAATGTCGGAAGGTCCCTAAAATGATGGGGTGGCAGGCGGAAGGCGCGGCTCCCATCGTTAAGGGCGAGGCCATAAAAGATCCCAAAACCATTGCGACCGCCATCAAAATTGGAAATCCCGCGTCCTGGAAAGAGGCTCTCGAGGCACGGGACGAATCGAAGGGAATGATCGGGGCCGTGTCCGATGACGAAATTGTGCAGGCTTACCTGGCCCTGGCGCGGGAGGGCGTATTTTGTGAACCAGCCAGCGCCGCTTCGGTGGCGGGGTTGAAGAAATTTGTTCGTTCGAATCCGGCGTTAGCCCTTTCTTCGGCCACCGTGGTGTGTGTGTTAACAGGGCACGGTCTTAAAGATCCAGAGCGTGCCCTGGCTCTGGTGCCGAAGCCGAAGTCTGTTTTGCCCACCGTCGAAGCTATTCGCGGAGAGTTGGGCATTTGAAAGGGCTTCGCGCGGAATATGGGGTGTTGGCAATGGCGGTTGTCCTCTATCTTTGGACCGTAGGAATTAGAGCCCTTCACGGATCCGTTTCGTGGGGGCGGTCTGCTGTTTATCTTCCGACAGGTCTTTTGGTGCTTGCGCTCATTAATAACCGTCTGCGGGCAAAGGGGTTAGCGTGGGGACTTTTTACTGGGGCCCTCTTTCTGTTTCTCGTTATTTTGGGAACCTGGGTGGTCGTGGATCGAGCGTTGGTGGGCCTTCCCGCGGTCGATTTTTTTAGAAGTATGGGGTTCTATGTGGTTCTGGCGGTGGGGGCGTTAATGCAACTGCGGTCTCGGAACAAGGAGAAATCGGGAAAGCCTGCATGAAAAAAATATTTCCTATTGTTTTGTTTTTAGGTTTCTTCTGGGGATGCCAGGGCGGTCCCCGTGAGGTGAAAATCGCCATTGCCGTTCCGTTGACGGGCGATATTGCGGCCCTGGGTGCCGGATTGAAAAGAGGGGCCGCGCTGGCGGTGGACGAGGCGAACGCGTCTGGCCGGTTTCCGAAATTCAAGTTGCGACTTGTGGCGTTTGATGACCGCTCCGACCCGAAAGAAGCGGTGAACGTGGCCAATCGCGTGGTTTCGGATCCGGACATCGTGGCGGTGGTGGGCCATTTCAATTCGGGGTGTTCCATCCCGGCTTCCGCGGTTTACGCGCGGGCGGGGCTTCCCATGATGAACGCGGGGTCTTCGAACCCGTTCCTGACACGACAGCAACGGTCTCCCGGTTGGATGGGGCCACGGAATATATTTCGCGTGACAACCACGGACGATGTTCAAGGGGCTTTCGCCGCGGATTTTGCCGTCCGTTCATTGAAATGTAAAGCTGTCGCGATCGTTCACGATAAGACGGCCTATGGGCAAGGCCTCGCCGAAGTGTTTGAAAATCGATTTAAAGAATTGGGAGGGGAAGTCCTCTCGTTTGACGGGATACAACCGGGGGACAAGGATTTTAAAGCGTTGGTGACCCGCTTGAAACCTTTTCGGCCGGACTTGTTGTATTTCGGGGGGACGTACACCGAAGGCGGGCTCATCCTCCGTCAGGCGCGAGAGGCCGGGGTGTCTGTCCCTTTTTTGACGGGTGAGATCAGTTACGATCCGGATTTTCTTCGTATTGCTGGGGACGCGGCAGAAGGGGCCTTTGTCACTTATCTTGGCCGACCGCCGGAATTGTTGGATACCGCAAAATCCTTTATTGAAAAGTATCGACTTCATTACCCGGATCACGAGGTGAAGGCCTACGATCACTACGCTTACGAAGTGACCAATATTCTTTTAGCCGCCATGGAGAAAACAGGACCCCATAAAAAAAAGATCATCGAGATCTTGCGGGGTTTGACTTACACGGGGATATTAGGAACGACAACTTTTGATGATATCGGTGATACGCTCAATAAGACCATGACCCTCTTCGTTGTGAAAGGGGGACGGTTTGTGCCCCACGAATAAGGGTTTCCTTTTTATTAGTCTTGGGTTTATGTTGGTTGGCTGTCTTGGCCCCATGGCACGGGGGCCCCGCCCCTCCTTTGCCCCGAATCAGGAGCCTCTTCGTCCCTCCGCGGTTCAAAAAAAGAAATCCGTTCCTTCTCTCTCTCTTTCCAGGGGGGATGACACTTCGGGTCAGGTCTTTTCTCTCCCATTGAATCGTCCACGGGTGATTTCTTCCTTCGGTTCCCGGGGTCGCAAATTTCATGGAGGCATCGATTTGGTGGAATCGGCGAGAGGGGGGGATCCTGTTCGGGCTTCCCGGGACGGGGTGGTTGAAATCATTTCCCATCGGGGGGGCTACGGACGCATGGTTCTCCTTCGACATAAAGACCGATGGTTGACCCGCTACGCCCATCTCCGGAAAATTTCTGTTCGATCGGGTCAATCGATTCAACGGGGAGAAACCTTGGGTTTCGTTGGTGAGAGCGGTCGAGCCTCAGGTCCCCACCTCCATTTTGAAATATTAACACCTTCCAAAAAGAAGGTGGACCCCACTCCTTTTCTCTTCCCCTTAAGATCGGCGAATGTCGTTTCCCCATGTCCGGCGGCCACTCCTTCTCCCGTATCGGGCCTTCCCCAGACCTTGGAGCCTCGTGTGGGGCGTCCATGACGGGAGGGGTGGGGGTCGTCTTAGAACAAATAGTGAACGGCGTAACATTGGGTGGAATTTACGCGCTCATTGCCATTGGATACACCATGGTTTATGGGGTACTCCGAATGATAAACTTTGCCCATTCCGAACTCTTCATGGTTGGGGCCATGGGGGGGTGGGGTCTCTTGTCTCTGTGGCCCGGGGGCGGCGGTGCGGGCATCCTGATCTTTGTATTCCTGTTGGCGATGGTGGGGACCGGGTTGTTGGGGGTTCTGTTGGATCGGGTCGCGTACGCGCCCTTGCGGACTTCATCCCGTCTCACGCCGCTTCTGTCCGCTATTGGGGCTTCCCTCTTTCTCCAAAACCTCGTTTTTTTGTGGCGTGACAGCCAGCTGGCTTTTCCCGCTGTTTTTTCAACGGGCCGGTTTTACTTTGGAGGACTTCGTGTGAGCTTTTTGCAGGGGTTTATTGTTTCCGTTTCCGTGGTGTTAATGATTCTCCTTACCCTCTTCATTAAAAAGACGAAAATGGGGAAAGCCATGCGGGCCGTTTCCCAAGATCCGGAAACGGCGGTTTTAATGGGTATCCCCGTGAACCGGGTTATAGCGCTAACTTTCTTTATTGGAGGAGCGTTGGGGGGGGCGGCGGGAATCTTGAGCGGGCTCTCTTATGGCTCCGTCAAATACAATATGGGTTTTACGCCCGGGATCAAAGCGTTTACCGCGGCGGTTTTGGGGGGGATTGGGAGTGTCCCGGGGGCCATGTTGGGCGGGTTCTTGTTGGGCCTCCTGGAATCTTTGGGGGCAGGGTTTTTGCCGGAACCCGAATGGAAGGATGTTTTTGCCTTCGTGGTTTTAATCGGAATCCTCCTTTTTCGCCCGTCCGGTCTTTTGGGGAAATCCGTTGCCGAAAAAGTATAGGCAAGTCCTCCTTCTGTTTCTGGCCGGGTTCGCTTTCTTGTCTCTCCCGTGGGTTTTGGAGGGAGGCCGTTGGGGGTTCCTCATTCGGATTCTGGGGATGATGGGACTTTACGGGATTTTGGCCTTGGGTCTCAATCTGGTGTTGGGTTATGTGGGACTCTTGGATTTAGGATTCATGGCGTTCTACGCCTTGGGCGCTTACACCACGGCTCTCCTATCCCTGCGGGGATGGAGTTTTTGGTTTTGTCTTCCCGTGAGCGCGGTGGTGGCCATGGGGGTGCGCGCCCTGTTGGGAGCTCCGGTATTGCGGTTGCGCGGGGATTATTTGGCCATCGTGACTTTGGGGTTTGGGGAAATCACCCGTATCACTTTAAACAACTGGGACTCTTTGACCCATGGCCCCAAAGGCCTTTCTCTCCTATCGGAAAACACGATTGTCCCTTCTTTCTTTGGCGTTCCTCTGTATTCGAACACCCATTATTTCTATTTGATCTATGGGTTTGTACTTCTCGGTTGGGTTCTCTGTCGACGGTTGGATCGATCCCGGATAGGGCGCGCGTGGATTGCGATTCGGGAGGATGAGTCAGCGGCCCAAGCCATGGGAATAAACGTCCCTCGGTTAAAGAATGTGGCGTTCACTCTCTCAGCGGCGTTTGCGGGGGTGGCGGGGGGCCTCTTCGCCCGTTGGGAAAATTTTGTAACGCCGGAATCCTTTACTTTTTGGGAGTCCGCTCTGTTGGTGGCCATGGTTGTTTTAGGCGGGGCTGGATCACTTCCCGGTGTGTTGTTGGGGGTGGTGATCATCGTGGGTTTGCCTGAATTCCTTCGGTCGGACCTTTTCTTTCGCTGGGGCGGCGAGTCAATGGCGAACGCGCGCTACCTTCTTTTTGGCGCTTTGCTTGTGGCCGCCGCGATTTTCCGTCCCGAAGGGATCATCCCCCGATCACGGAAAAGAGAATAGGATGAAACTTCTCTCCATGAAGGGTGTGACCAAACGGTTCGGTGGTCTGACGGCCCTGGATTCCGTTGATCTGGTTCTCCACGCGGGGGAAATCGTGAGCGTGATTGGTCCCAACGGTGCTGGAAAAACGACCCTTTTTAATGTGCTCACCGGGTTTTATCGATTGGACGAAGGGACGATCGAGTTTTCGGGGGAGAGGATTGACGATCTTTCGGTTCACCGGATCACGCAACGGGGCCTGGCCCGCACGTTTCAGAACATCCGTCTCTTCGCGTCCATGACCGCTTTGGAAAATGTGATGGTGGGCCGCCACTGCCGAACGCGATCGGAATTGGGCGCGGCTCTTTTTCGTACCCGGGCCTTTTATCGCGAGGAAAAAGAAATTCGTCAGTCGTCACTTGAACGGTTGCAAGCGGTGGGTTTGGAGACCAAGGCCCACACCCCCGCTCGTCACCTTTCTTATGGGGATCAACGGCGTTTGGAAATCGCACGGGCCTTGGCCACGGAACCACGGCTGTTGCTCCTCGATGAACCGAACGCGGGGATGAACACGGGGGAAAGTCAGATGTTGATGGAGACGCTCCAACGGATTCGACAGGAAGGGGTCGCTCTCTTACTTATTGAACACGCCATGCGCGTGGTCATGGGTGTTTCGGATCGCGTGGTGGTGTTGGACTATGGTCGTAAGATTGCCGATGGGACCCCCAAGCAAATCCAAACCAATCCCCAGGTGATCGAAGCCTATTTGGGAGTTCCGGGTGCTTAGCGTTCGAGGGATTCACTCATCCTACGGTCGGAAAATAAAGGCTCTCCATGGCGTTTCCTTAGAGGTGGGGCCGGGGGAGATTGTTTGTTTGATTGGGGCCAACGGGGCGGGGAAAACCACCCTTTTGAAAACGATTTCAGGACTTCTCAAACCGGACGCCGGGGAAATCTATTTTGATGGCTCACGTGTGGATTCGTTTCCGGCCCATCGCACGGCGGGGTTGGGACTTGTTCATGTGCCAGAGGGACGGCGAATATTTCCGCAACTCAGTGTACGAGAGAATTTAGAGGTGGGGGCGTTTTCTCGGGGAAATTGGAAAAATCGGGAACGGGACGTGGAGCGGGTCTGTGCTCTTTTTCCCGTTTTGGGGCATCGGATGGGTCAAGAGGGGGGCACGTTGTCCGGGGGGGAACAACAGATGCTGGCGATGGCCCGGGCCCTCATGGCCTATCCTCGATTGTTGATGATGGACGAGCCTTCCATGGGGTTGGCTCCCCTGGTCGTCCAAAAAATATTTTCCATCATTCAAGAGATCCATCGGGAGGGAACGCCCATTCTTTTGGTCGAACAAAACGCCCAGGAGGCCCTTCGCGTGGCGCACCGGGGGTATGTGATGGAAACCGGGCATGTGGTGCGGGAAGGATCGGCGAAGGATTTGATCACAGATCGGGCGGTAAGAGCCGCTTATTTGGGGATGACATAAATGAAAACACCGAGAGTGGAGCTGGTGTGTGTGGGAACAGAGCTCTTGATGGGGAAATTGAACACCCATGGGGCCTATTTTTCTTCCCTGTTGGAGGATCTGGGGTTTCCCTTAGCGCGAGAGACAACCGTGAGCGATGATCCGATAGAAATGAAACGTGTTTTCCGGGAGGTCTGGAATCGTGCCTCTCTCGTGGTTGTGACCGGCGGCCTCGGCCCTACCTTTGACGACCTAACTCGGGATGTTTGGGCCCCCGTTTGTGGGCGGAAACTAATTTTTCATCCAGAACTCAGCGCCGTTATTCGGGAGCGGTTTCGAAGGCGCGGGTTGTCGATGCCCCCCGCCAACCGCCGGCAGGCTTTTGTTCTCCGGGGGGCGCGGATTCTGGAGAATCTTCGGGGGACGGCTCCTGGGCAAGTGCTGGATCTCGGAGATAAAATTCTGGTTTTGCTTCCTGGTCCCGGAAAAGAATTGAAGCCCATGGTTGAGCGTGATTTGGTCCCCTTTCTTCGCGCCCGTTTTTCGAAGGGACATCGAAAAACCCGTTTGTGGCGTTTGTTTGGTTTGCCGGAAAGTGTGATCGACCAACGAATTCGAAAAAGAGTTTCCTTTCATCAAGGGGTCACCTGGGGCATTCTGGCACAGGGGGGTGTTGTGGATCTGAAATTGACTCTGCAGGGGCCGACCGAGCGTGGGGTGGAGACTGTTTTAACTCAGTGGGATTGTTGGATGGGCCGCGTGTTTGGCCCCGTCCTCTTTGGGAAGGGAATGGAGACGCTCGAATCCGTGGTGGGGGATCTTCTCCGAAAAAAGGGCTTAACACTGGCCATTGCTGAATCGTGTACAGGGGGGAGGCTCGCTCAGTTAATGACTTCTCTCCCCGGATCTTCTGACGTATTCTGGGGAGGGGTTGTCAGTTACTCTAACGTGGCCAAAAGGCTTTTTTGTGGTGTCAAAAATGAAACGTTGGGGACGCACGGTGCTGTTTCCGCGCAGGTCGCGAGGGAAATGGCCGAAGGATTGCGTGCCAAAGCCCGGAGCGAATATGTTTTGTCGGTGACAGGCATTGCCGGTCCGCTGGGGGGAACGCCCACGAAACCAGTGGGGCGGGTTTATATCGGGTTGGCAGGTTCGGGGGGAACACGGGTGTGGGAAAAGAATTTTATAGGTGACCGAACTTTTGTTCAACAGCAGTCGGCCCTTTGGGCGTTGGACTTCCTTCGGCGGGAGCTATTGAGAAAGAAAACCGCCTCTTCCCGTTAGAGAAAAGGCGGTTCATAAAAGAGGATGTCCGAATCTTAACTTTTTCGAGTTGAATACCGATCACGCCAGCGAACCACTTCACGAATGACTTTCGTGGCAAGCTCAACGCTGTCCCCTCCTTTCTTCCGAATCAGGCGGAGAAGTCGGGCTTCTTTGCTTTCTTCATCCGACTGGGGACGCGGGAAGGAGCGGGCGTCAATCAGTTGGTTGAGCCCAACGCTCAGCCCCGCCGCAACCCGTTGCATCGTGGTCAACGTGGGGTTTCGTTCCCCGCGTTCAAGGCCTCCGATGTAGGTCCAGTGAAGGTCACATTTCTCCGCCATTTCTTCCTGCGTGAGACCGTGGCGTTTCCGTAAAGCGCGAATGCGCGCACCGAGTTCTTTTTTAATATTGGATTCGTTTTTCATGGTAACAGGATTGTAACTTAAACCCGACAAATTCGCCCATAGATTATGATTATTACCTAAAAAATCTTAAAAAGACTAAACGTATTTTTATTCATTTTTATGTTTTAATCGTTTTATGCGCGCGCCTTGGGGACAAAACTTTTTGACAAGTTCGGCTGTTGCTCGCCGTATTGCGGAATCTTTGCTGTGTGGAAGGGAAGATCACGTTATTGAAATCGGTCCGGGCCGGGGGGCGTTGACGTCCCCTGTGCTGTCTCTCTGTGGATCTTTGACGGCCGTTGAGTTGGATCAGGAGTTGGTTTCCGTCCTTGCCCAACAATGGGGGCATGATCCTCGCCTGACCATCGTGAGCGCTGATTTTATGGATTGGCCCCTTCCTCCCGTGCGAGATCGACCCGTTAAAGTTGTGGGAAACCTCCCCTATTCTGCCGCCGCGGCGATTGTCCAAAAAGTTCTGGCTTGGCGGGGCTGGGACCGTGCGGTTTTTATGGTTCAAAAGGAAGTGGCGGATCGTATGCGGGCTGTTCCGGGAGGGAAGTCCTGGGGACTCTTGGGGTTATCGGTCCAATCCCGAGCAACGGTTCGGCGCCTGTTTGAAGTTCCCCCAGGAGCGTTTCGCCCCGCGCCGAAAATAACTTCGACGGTTCTGGAGTTGAATCGCCTTCCCAGCCCTCGGGTTAAAAACATCGATGCGTTTTTTAAGGTGGCCCATGCCGCTTTTGGTCAACGTCGAAAAACCCTCTCCAATAGTCTTTGCCACGGTCTCAACAAAACCAGAACCGAAGTGGATTCTGTCTTGACCGAACTGAGTGTGAATCCCCAACGTCGAGCGGAAACTGTCACGATTGAGGAGTTTGATCGGATTTCGGAAAAATGGGGTGGGAAATAAAAAAAGGATTCGCCATCACCCCCAGGGGATGTCGAGGCAGAGGATATGGTTTTTGTTGGTGTCGTCCCGGAAGAGGGAAGAGAGCGTCACGCAGAGATTCCCGGAGGCTTGGGAAACATAGGGTTCTGTTCGGTATCGGTTCACGAAGGACTCGGCCAGAAGGTAGGCGTATTCTTTCATGGAGTGATCCGCCCCAGGGCGAGCGGGATGAAAGAGCGCGTTGCGCTTAAAAGGGACCTCGGGTCGCGTGTGGGTTTCAGACTCTTGTGTCCCTGATTCGCTGAGGACGAACAGGCACTCAATCGAACGATTTTCTTTAATGAGATCGGCAAGTTTTGTTTCAATCTTGGCAAAAGGGATCCCCGTAAGAGCCCGGACAACTACGGAAAGGAGTTTTTCAGTTTCCCGGACACGATTTTTGTCGGATTTCGATTTTTCAACAGCAAAAGATTTGTACCGCAAGGCCAATATGTTGATTGTCTGGGTGCAGGTCTCGGGATTAAAAAAAGACCCCTCCAGCATATCCACCCCGTTGTCTAAAGCCGCCAGCGCTTGGCCTTCCGTGGCCACCCCTTCCGCGATCAGCAGGGCGCCGATCTTTTTTGAAAGGGCCGCCAGTGCTTTTATAATTTCCTGAGCGAGAAAATCCTTTTCCTGATCCTCGACCAAAGGGTTCCCCATTATCAGGATGTCCGGTTTCAGCAGAGTGACCCGCTCGAAATTTGAATGCCCAATTCCTAAATCTTTGAGAGCAATTAAAAAGCCTTGGGACCGATGGCGGGTCACAAATTCTTTGAGAGCGGCCAGGTCTTCAACGCGGGATTCCCGGATGGATATGACGATGTCGGAAGGGTTGAGCCTCAACTCGTCCACCTGTCTGGCCAGGTGACCCGATCCCCCAACGCCCAAATCAAGGACAGCGGTCTCAAACCCTAAGAAAAGAAGACCTGTGGCTCCCGCCGTTTTATAAGCGGCCAAGGCCTCTTTGCGGTACCAGCGATCAAATTCAATGGCCAACCCCTCTTTCCCTGCCAGGGAGCGAGACGCCGGTCCTCTGGGCCCTGAATGGCCTTCCGTTCGTGCCACCCACCCCACAGAAGCCTTTTTCCGAATAGAGACCACGGGTTTTAAGTTTACCCGTAAGTTCCCTTCCTGAATGAATTTTTCCAATGTCATCGGACTGTCCTTATAAAAAAATCCCCGGGGGGGGGTAGTCCCAACCAAAAGGAGGCCCGGGGAAAAACCCGCCAAAGGGACACCGCCTCGATGAAGAGGATCTGAGGCGGTGTCCCTTTGGGCAGGGTGTGAATCGATTACGCCTTGGAACCCGTTAGAACGAGAGGATCACCTGGGCGCCGATGGTGGCTTGACTCTTCCTGTTCATGTTCCCCAGATCATCAGAGAACGCCATCGTTCCCCCGTTGTTATAGGTTGAATGGTCCGCGCGGTACTCCAATCGGTAGATGACGTCATCCTTTTTGGCCTGGAGTGTGACGGTTTCCGAGCGGAGAACCTGTTCCATCCCTTCGAGCCGAGTTCCGTCGTCATCCAGTGTTTCCCATCGGCCGGCAATGGAGAACATGTCGTTGATTTTGAAGTTGGCGTGAACGCCCACCCCTTGCCAGTTCCCTGTTTTTCTCTCAGAGGAAGCCGTGATCTCGTCTGGATGGTTGGTTTTTTCTTCGCCGATGTCGTAGTTCCCAATGATTGTGAGGCTGTCGATGGGGGTCACCTTGACAATGGCATCCACCAAACTTCGTCCATTCCCGGCAACGCTTCGTTCGTTGTCTCCGTTGGGGTTTTGTTCCGAGCCGTAGGCGCCGCCCAGTGTGATGGATGTTTTGGGCAGGAGCGTGGTTCCCACCTGAGCGATGGCGGTCTTCCCTTTGTTGTTGTCGTTCATGTTGTCCCAACCGTTCACAATCCCAACGGTGGTAGTGACCTCTCCATTCATCAGGCTCTTGTCGGCCTTGAGCCCGGTGTGGGCGGTGGGAATAGCGAAGCCGAAGAGGAGACCTCGGCTGATGTTGAAGTTGTCTTTCGCCTCAATCACTTCAACCCCGAAAGGAGTCACAAACTTTCCTAGAGTAAATTTGGCCCCCGTGATCGGGCAAGGGAAAGTGAGGTAGGCTTGGGCGATGTCGGCCTCAAGGTTGGTCTCCGTTGAACTGGAATCGGGCGTATAAAAACCTCCGGCATTTGTTACCGAGGCATCGTGGCCATACATGAGTTCTATCTTGTAGCCCACATTCTCCTTCACCATTCCATCCACCCCGATTTTGGCGTTGTGTAAGGTGATGGTATTGGACTGGTCATCGAAAGACCGCATTTCGTTTGTCGATTGGCCATTCAGGTTGTAGTTGTACCCGACATCCACCATCCCGGTGACGTTGGGCCCTTCCGCTCGGACGCCCGCACCCAGGGAGGCCAGTATGTAAACGGCCATGAGGGTTACTCCTGTTGATTTTACGCGCATTTTTGACTCTCCTTTTTATTATGATTTCGCTGGGCGGTTACTTCTTAGATCCCACCCCGTTCGCCTTCTACAAAAAAAATCCTCCCAAGCTTGTGCTCGGGAGGACGCCATCGTCCAACATGATGCTCTTGACCGCACAGCCTCGTGCGATGGGTTGCACTCTAACAGAATCCAGTGGGAAGTGTCAAGAAAAAAAAGAGTCCTTGATTTCGGCTTTGGGCAGTGTGGTATAATGATCAGGCTGTTCGAATAATCATGGACAACGACGTCCATGGAACACAAGAATCAATTCAACGGGGATGACACACTCCACCAGGGATCCCCTGGGGGGATACTTCTTTTCAAGCGAGGTTAATGATATGCCAACGAAACGAGCCAGTGCGAGTGCTGCGATCCATTCTTCAAACGGCCGCTCCCTTTCAGCCGAACCCACTTTGTCGGAAATTTTTGGTTCCAACGTTTTTTCTGAGAGAGAAATGAAAAAGCGTCTTCCCAAAAACATCCACGCGGCGCTCCGTAAAGTGATGCTTGGAGAGGCTGAGTTGACCCTGGATGTGGCCAACGTTGTGGCCGAAGCGATGAAGGTGTGGGCCATGGAAAAAGGCGCCACTCATTACACCCATTGGTTCCAGCCCCTCACAGGAAAAACAGCGGAAAAGCACGACAGTTTTTTGGAGCCCAAAGGGGATGGCTCCGCTATGGCCATTTTTTCCGGCAAAGCTCTTATAAAAGGAGAACCGGACGCTTCCAGTTTCCCGTCGGGTGGGATTCGGGCCACTTTTGAGGCCCGGGGTTATACGGCGTGGGACACCACGTCCCCAGCCTTCTTGAAGGAAGACGCCGCCGGTAACGCGACGTTGACCATTCCTACCGCCTTCGTGAGTTATACCGGCGAAGCGTTGGATAAAAAGACCCCTCTCCTTCGTTCCATGGAGGCTTTGTCCCGCCAGGCGGTTCGCGTGCTCAATGCCATCGGAAATAAAAAAAGCAAGAGGGTCATCTCCACCGTTGGGCCGGAACAGGAATACTTTTTAATTGACAAGGATTACTTCGATCAACGAACGGACCTGATCCTTGCGGGTCGGACGCTCTTTGGCGCTCCTCCACCGAAAGGGCAGGAACTGGAAGACCAATATTTTGGCGCCATCAAAGATCGTATCGCGAAATTTATGCGAGAGCTCGACGTCGAGCTTTGGAAAATGGGCATTTCTTCCAAAACGAAGCACAACGAGGTGGCCCCCGCTCAATACGAAATGGCTCCGATCTTTTCAATCTCCAGCATTGCCGCGGACCAAAACCAGCTGGTGATGGAAACCATGCAAAAGGTGGCGCTCCGGAACGGGTTGGTGTGCCTCCTCTACGAAAAACCTTTTGCGGGGGTGAACGGGTCTGGGAAACACAACAACTGGTCCATGGCCACGGATGACGGGTTGAACCTTCTTGAGCCGGGCCACACACCCCATGACAACGAACAATTCTTGGTTTTCCTCGCCGCGACACTCACGGCGGTCGATCGTCA
The genomic region above belongs to Elusimicrobiota bacterium and contains:
- a CDS encoding helix-turn-helix transcriptional regulator translates to MKNESNIKKELGARIRALRKRHGLTQEEMAEKCDLHWTYIGGLERGERNPTLTTMQRVAAGLSVGLNQLIDARSFPRPQSDEESKEARLLRLIRKKGGDSVELATKVIREVVRWRDRYSTRKS
- the rsmA gene encoding ribosomal RNA small subunit methyltransferase A, encoding MRAPWGQNFLTSSAVARRIAESLLCGREDHVIEIGPGRGALTSPVLSLCGSLTAVELDQELVSVLAQQWGHDPRLTIVSADFMDWPLPPVRDRPVKVVGNLPYSAAAAIVQKVLAWRGWDRAVFMVQKEVADRMRAVPGGKSWGLLGLSVQSRATVRRLFEVPPGAFRPAPKITSTVLELNRLPSPRVKNIDAFFKVAHAAFGQRRKTLSNSLCHGLNKTRTEVDSVLTELSVNPQRRAETVTIEEFDRISEKWGGK
- a CDS encoding EAL domain-containing protein, with product MTLEKFIQEGNLRVNLKPVVSIRKKASVGWVARTEGHSGPRGPASRSLAGKEGLAIEFDRWYRKEALAAYKTAGATGLLFLGFETAVLDLGVGGSGHLARQVDELRLNPSDIVISIRESRVEDLAALKEFVTRHRSQGFLIALKDLGIGHSNFERVTLLKPDILIMGNPLVEDQEKDFLAQEIIKALAALSKKIGALLIAEGVATEGQALAALDNGVDMLEGSFFNPETCTQTINILALRYKSFAVEKSKSDKNRVRETEKLLSVVVRALTGIPFAKIETKLADLIKENRSIECLFVLSESGTQESETHTRPEVPFKRNALFHPARPGADHSMKEYAYLLAESFVNRYRTEPYVSQASGNLCVTLSSLFRDDTNKNHILCLDIPWG
- a CDS encoding outer membrane beta-barrel protein, producing MAVYILASLGAGVRAEGPNVTGMVDVGYNYNLNGQSTNEMRSFDDQSNTITLHNAKIGVDGMVKENVGYKIELMYGHDASVTNAGGFYTPDSSSTETNLEADIAQAYLTFPCPITGAKFTLGKFVTPFGVEVIEAKDNFNISRGLLFGFAIPTAHTGLKADKSLMNGEVTTTVGIVNGWDNMNDNNKGKTAIAQVGTTLLPKTSITLGGAYGSEQNPNGDNERSVAGNGRSLVDAIVKVTPIDSLTIIGNYDIGEEKTNHPDEITASSERKTGNWQGVGVHANFKINDMFSIAGRWETLDDDGTRLEGMEQVLRSETVTLQAKKDDVIYRLEYRADHSTYNNGGTMAFSDDLGNMNRKSQATIGAQVILSF
- a CDS encoding glutamine synthetase III, producing the protein MPTKRASASAAIHSSNGRSLSAEPTLSEIFGSNVFSEREMKKRLPKNIHAALRKVMLGEAELTLDVANVVAEAMKVWAMEKGATHYTHWFQPLTGKTAEKHDSFLEPKGDGSAMAIFSGKALIKGEPDASSFPSGGIRATFEARGYTAWDTTSPAFLKEDAAGNATLTIPTAFVSYTGEALDKKTPLLRSMEALSRQAVRVLNAIGNKKSKRVISTVGPEQEYFLIDKDYFDQRTDLILAGRTLFGAPPPKGQELEDQYFGAIKDRIAKFMRELDVELWKMGISSKTKHNEVAPAQYEMAPIFSISSIAADQNQLVMETMQKVALRNGLVCLLYEKPFAGVNGSGKHNNWSMATDDGLNLLEPGHTPHDNEQFLVFLAATLTAVDRHADKLRASASNPGNDLRLGANEAPPAIISVFMGEQLTTVLSNIAQGKKTESKGQQFMTIGVDTLPKLPLDNSDRNRTSPFAFTGNKFEFRMVPSSMSIADANTVLNTIVAEALDGIASRLEKAKNLEKEVTAIVQEVMKEHGRIIFNGNNYTEDWVKEAANRGLPNISSSVEAYGALANENAVALFEKYKVLSGRELHSRYEIVLEQYAKHIHIEARCAVAMTKNQYLPSILLFARELAETVTALKSVGADASVPEALLAQVNQRLSSAVKKLAVLERAVSLANGEENPEKKAKLFRDNVFTAQVELRQDIDALEIVLPNDLWPVPTYQEMLFNL